In Streptomyces sp. 71268, the DNA window GGCGTGCAGGTCTCCGCCCGCGCCACCGCCCTGCTGACGGACTGCCAGGTCCACCGCACCACGGCCGACGGGGTCAACCTCGACACGGACGCGGTGCTCACGCTGGCCGACTGCGACCTGCACGACGTACCGGAGAACGCGATCGACCTGCGCTCGCGCTCGGTCCTCACGCTGACCCGCTCCACGGTGCGGCGCTTCGGGCGCAACGGGCTCTCGGTGTGGGACCCGGGCACCCGGGTGGACGCCTACCAGTGCGAGATCCACGACAGTACGGGCGACTACCCCGCGGTGTGGGTGAGCGACGGGGCGGCCGCGGTGCTGGACGGGTGCCGGGTGCACGACGTGCCGGACGCGCTGTTCGTCCTCGACCGCGGCTCCCGCGTCGACGTCGTGGACAGCGACCTCTCGCAGGTACGCAACACCGCCGTGTCGGTCAGCGACGGCGCCAGCGCGCAGCTCGACGACTGCCGGATACGCGAGGCGGCGACCGGTGCCTGGTTCCGCGACCACGGCAGCGGCGGCACCCTGTCCGGCTGCACCATCGACTCCGTCTCGACCGGGGTGATCGTCACCAAGGGCGCCGACCCGGCGATCGAGCGCTGCACCGTCACCTCGCCGTCCGAGGCCGGGTTCTACGTCTCGGCCGAGGGCCGGGGCTCCTTCCACAACTGCCGGGTGACCGGCAGCGGCGGCTACGGCTTCCACGTCATCGACGGCTGCCGCGCCACGCTGACCCGCTGCCGTACGGAGCGCTGCGCGCGCGGCGGGTACGAGTTCGCCGAGCCCGGGCCCACCAGCGAGGACTGCACCAGCGACGAGAGCGCCACGCACGCCCCACCGCCGCCCACCCCCGGTGGCGGCGCCGGCCCGACCGGCGCGCTCGGGCAGCCCGCCGTGCAGACGGTCGGACTCCTCGGCGGTGTGCCGAGCCAGTCCGCGGCGGCCCCGCAGACGGCCCCCGTGCCGGCGCCCGAGCCGGTCAGGGCCTCCGACGACGTGCTGGGCGAACTCGACACGCTGGTCGGCCTGGAGAGCGTCAAGCGCGAGGTGCGGGCGCTGATCGACATGATCGAGGTGGGGCGGCGGCGCCAGCAGGCCGGACTCAAGGCCGCCTCCGCGCGCCGGCACCTGGTCTTCACCGGCTCCCCCGGTACGGGCAAGACCACCGTGGCCCGGCTCTACGGGGAGATCCTGGCCTCGCTCGGGGTGCTGGAGCGCGGGCACCTGGTCGAGGTCTCCCGCGTCGACCTGGTCGGCGAGCACATCGGCTCCACGGCGATCCGTACCCAGGAGGCGTTCGAGCGGGCTCGCGGCGGGGTGCTGTTCATCGACGAGGCGTACGCCCTCTCGCCCGAGGACTCCGGGCGGGACTTCGGGCGCGAGGCCATCGACACGCTGGTGAAGCTGATGGAGGACCACCGGGACGCGGTGGTGGTCATCGTCGCCGGGTACACCGAGGAGATGGCCCGGTTCCTGTCCGTCAACCCCGGCGTGGCCTCGCGGTTCTCCCGGACCATCAGGTTCGGCGACTACGGGCCCGAGGAGTTGTTGCGCATCGTGGAGCAGCAGTCGCGGGAGCACGAGTACCGGCTGGCCGAGGGCACGGCCGAGTCGCTGCTCAAGTACTTCACGGCCTTTCCCAAGGACGCGGCGTTCGGCAACGGGCGCACCGCGCGGCAGACGTTCGAGGCGATGGTCGAGCGGCACGCGGGCCGGGTGGCGCAGCACCCGAACCCGAGCACCGACGAACTCACCCTGCTGTACCCGGAGGACCTGCCGGAGCTGCCGTAGCCCCCGGGCGGGTCACGGCGCGGGCGCCGCGCCGCGGCCTGCCGCCGGGTCGCCGGTCGCCGCGCCCGGCGCCGCGCGTCCGGCCGCCTTCGTCCTCGGGCGGGGCACTCCGTCGCCGGCGAGCCGGGCCAGCAGTCCGGCGCGCTCCTGGGCGAACGCCGGGTCGGCCTGGTAGTCGGAGTGGCCGAGGATCGGCGCGGGCAGCGGGTGTTCGGCGGTGCGGCCGTAGGCCAGCGGGTCCTTGAGCGCGCCCCGGTCGATGGGTGGTCGGCCGTCGCCGGGGCGGGCGTCGCCCAGGCCGGGGGGCTCGATGGGCCCGCCGATCGGGTCGGTGTACCGCCACAGGTTGCGCCAGCAGTGCAGCTCCCGGTGGAGGGCCGACAACTGTGCGGGCCCGAAGTACGCGGGGAACCAGCGCCCGTACAGCCGCTCCAGCGGTGATCCGTAGGTGAGCAGGGCGACGCGGCCCCGGGTGCGCCGGTCGAGTTGCCACACCGCCGCGGCGGCCAGCACGCTGCCCTGCGAATGGCCGGAGATCACCAGGCGGCCACCGGTCGTCGCGGTCCAGGTCTGCATGCGCCAGGTGAGGTCCGGTACGGCCCGCTCGGCGTAGCAGGGCGGCGCGAACGGGTGCGCGGCGCGCGGCCAGAAGGTGCCGACGTCCCACAGGATGCCCACCGTACGGCGGGCCCCCTGGTCCCGGTAGGCGCGTCGGCCCGAGGCGAGGAGGACGGCGAAGGCCACGCCCACCAGCCAGGAGCCCATCGCCTGGGCGGC includes these proteins:
- a CDS encoding right-handed parallel beta-helix repeat-containing protein, whose translation is MAQGSVQVTHSGTSRWRRRTGEYASLTAALEAAGDGDLLTVAPGTYRENVVLTRAVTLRGPEGARGAVRIAPTEGVALTVRASAVVRDVHIEGQDSAAPALLVEDGSPDLADVRVATRSAVGIEVRGTARPTVRRCTVDNPAGIGLSVLDGAAGIFEECEVVAAGQSGVAVRGGAHPRLERCRVHHASGAGLSVTGEGSTLEAVGCEVYEIKGSGVQVSARATALLTDCQVHRTTADGVNLDTDAVLTLADCDLHDVPENAIDLRSRSVLTLTRSTVRRFGRNGLSVWDPGTRVDAYQCEIHDSTGDYPAVWVSDGAAAVLDGCRVHDVPDALFVLDRGSRVDVVDSDLSQVRNTAVSVSDGASAQLDDCRIREAATGAWFRDHGSGGTLSGCTIDSVSTGVIVTKGADPAIERCTVTSPSEAGFYVSAEGRGSFHNCRVTGSGGYGFHVIDGCRATLTRCRTERCARGGYEFAEPGPTSEDCTSDESATHAPPPPTPGGGAGPTGALGQPAVQTVGLLGGVPSQSAAAPQTAPVPAPEPVRASDDVLGELDTLVGLESVKREVRALIDMIEVGRRRQQAGLKAASARRHLVFTGSPGTGKTTVARLYGEILASLGVLERGHLVEVSRVDLVGEHIGSTAIRTQEAFERARGGVLFIDEAYALSPEDSGRDFGREAIDTLVKLMEDHRDAVVVIVAGYTEEMARFLSVNPGVASRFSRTIRFGDYGPEELLRIVEQQSREHEYRLAEGTAESLLKYFTAFPKDAAFGNGRTARQTFEAMVERHAGRVAQHPNPSTDELTLLYPEDLPELP